In a single window of the Flavobacterium sp. W4I14 genome:
- a CDS encoding hypothetical protein (product_source=Hypo-rule applied; cath_funfam=1.10.225.10): protein MKNLFVSLFLFLFSWHFSFGQDYLMRYTQGITPMHKFFQQYADSTIIIEYSNVPDGKPSSYKLISKTGNFVNTFSYNPVDTAYYPVYKLRASFPVVLWHMFSAKRTGFKNAPADINMFFNVIPIPPDTAKKQWLYIQKLSPWNIVDDSVFGRGCKGIVDNFVNDGGSPEIIHLITKKEIKTLIFWSPKYYEKLCPGNKNRQVTIKIEEIIDKYFPKIKIGY from the coding sequence ATGAAAAACCTTTTTGTTTCTTTGTTTTTATTTTTGTTTTCGTGGCATTTTAGTTTCGGGCAAGATTATCTTATGCGCTATACACAAGGGATAACCCCAATGCATAAATTTTTTCAACAGTATGCAGATAGCACAATAATAATTGAGTATTCAAATGTTCCAGACGGAAAGCCGTCAAGCTATAAGCTTATTAGTAAAACGGGAAATTTTGTAAATACTTTTAGTTATAATCCTGTAGATACCGCATATTATCCAGTGTATAAGCTGAGAGCATCTTTTCCTGTTGTTTTATGGCATATGTTCTCTGCCAAGCGTACAGGGTTCAAGAACGCTCCAGCAGATATTAATATGTTTTTTAATGTTATTCCTATACCGCCAGATACAGCAAAAAAACAGTGGCTGTATATTCAAAAGCTAAGTCCATGGAATATTGTAGACGATAGCGTTTTTGGACGTGGTTGTAAAGGTATTGTTGATAATTTCGTGAATGATGGAGGTAGTCCTGAGATTATCCATTTAATTACCAAGAAAGAAATTAAAACCTTAATTTTTTGGAGTCCTAAATATTATGAAAAACTATGTCCTGGTAACAAAAATAGACAAGTGACTATCAAAATTGAAGAAATAATTGATAAATATTTCCCTAAGATTAAAATTGGTTATTGA
- a CDS encoding aspartate carbamoyltransferase catalytic subunit (product_source=KO:K00609; cath_funfam=3.40.50.1370; cog=COG0540; ko=KO:K00609; pfam=PF00185,PF02729; superfamily=53671; tigrfam=TIGR00670), with the protein MAAEKLSTRHLLGIKDINRNDIELIFETADNFKEVINRPIKKVPSLRDITIANIFFENSTRTKLSFELAEKRLSADVVNFAASSSSVSKGETLIDTVNNILSMKVDMVVMRHPYAGAGQFLSKHVKAQIVNAGDGAHEHPTQALLDAFSIRQKLGDVAGKKVVIVGDILHSRVAISNILCLQRLGAEVMVCGPTTLIPKHIHQLGVKVEHNLIKALNWCDVANMLRIQLERQDIKYFPSLREYAMMYGLNKQILDNLDKEIIVMHPGPINRGVEITSDVADSKQSIILEQVENGVAIRMAVLYLLASQG; encoded by the coding sequence ATGGCAGCAGAAAAACTATCAACCCGACATCTTTTAGGCATTAAAGATATTAACCGGAATGATATTGAATTGATTTTCGAAACTGCAGATAATTTCAAGGAGGTGATTAACAGACCGATTAAAAAGGTCCCTTCGCTCCGCGACATTACCATTGCCAATATTTTCTTCGAAAATTCTACCCGTACCAAACTTTCATTCGAACTTGCTGAAAAAAGGCTTTCGGCCGATGTGGTCAATTTCGCCGCTTCCTCTTCATCGGTGAGCAAAGGCGAAACCCTGATCGATACTGTAAACAACATCTTATCGATGAAAGTTGATATGGTGGTGATGCGCCACCCTTATGCTGGTGCTGGTCAGTTTTTAAGTAAACACGTTAAAGCGCAAATTGTAAATGCCGGAGATGGCGCGCACGAACACCCAACACAAGCCTTACTTGATGCTTTCTCTATCCGCCAAAAATTGGGTGATGTAGCCGGCAAAAAAGTGGTAATTGTTGGCGATATCCTGCACTCCCGTGTAGCGATCTCAAACATCCTTTGTTTGCAACGCTTAGGTGCCGAGGTAATGGTTTGTGGACCAACAACTTTAATTCCAAAACACATCCACCAACTTGGCGTAAAAGTTGAGCATAATTTAATTAAAGCCCTGAACTGGTGTGATGTAGCAAACATGCTGCGTATCCAATTGGAGCGCCAGGACATTAAATATTTCCCATCGCTTAGGGAATACGCCATGATGTACGGCTTAAACAAACAGATCTTAGACAACCTCGATAAAGAAATCATTGTCATGCACCCTGGCCCGATAAACAGAGGCGTTGAGATTACCAGCGATGTGGCCGACAGCAAACAATCTATCATTTTAGAGCAGGTAGAAAACGGAGTAGCCATAAGAATGGCCGTGCTGTATCTGCTGGCAAGCCAGGGATAG
- a CDS encoding putative DCC family thiol-disulfide oxidoreductase YuxK (product_source=COG3011; cog=COG3011; pfam=PF04134): MIQQPIIFFDGVCNLCNASVQFVIAHDKKDQFRFTALQGDYAKEILPQFNADLGKLNTILLLEDGKLYTKSSAALRVARKLNGLIPLLYAFIIVPKFFRDWVYDIIAKNRYRWWGRQESCWVPTPELKSKFLA, translated from the coding sequence ATGATTCAGCAACCAATAATCTTTTTCGATGGTGTTTGTAATCTTTGCAATGCATCGGTTCAGTTTGTTATTGCGCACGATAAAAAAGATCAGTTTAGATTTACTGCGCTACAAGGTGATTACGCCAAAGAAATTCTACCGCAATTTAACGCTGATTTAGGAAAGTTGAATACCATTTTGTTGCTGGAGGATGGAAAGCTCTATACTAAATCTTCAGCGGCATTGCGTGTAGCCCGAAAACTCAATGGATTAATCCCACTTCTTTATGCATTTATCATCGTTCCCAAATTTTTCCGCGATTGGGTTTACGATATTATTGCCAAAAACCGTTACAGATGGTGGGGCAGGCAGGAGAGTTGCTGGGTACCAACACCCGAATTGAAAAGTAAGTTTTTAGCTTAG
- a CDS encoding TolA-binding protein (product_source=COG1729; cath_funfam=1.25.40.10; cleavage_site_network=SignalP-noTM; cog=COG1729; pfam=PF13432,PF13525; smart=SM00028; superfamily=48452) yields MQKKYLLIPLLLAGSFSTYAQVSAVQNLNKNYQTGLELLDKEKYTAAAQQFKLVELQRYKPSTQTESNAELSLLKENAKFYAAVCALELTNSDAESLFQAFIRDYPLNPNTKLAYFYVGKTYFNQKNYKKALEWFEKTDPSTLSGKQRNEYQFKQGYAYFELKDYDKAEPLFEKVKKEEGDFQESATYYFAYINYLNKEYKTALANFEKLKGSPTYEASYPYYITSMYYLDERYDDVISYALAAIQKTKQQFEPEMLSLVAASYFAKSEFKNAEKYFAEYYAKDKSETKNNLFIYQYGYSLFQNKKYKESVAVLEKLNTDDVYLQNGMHTLGKAFIQLGNKPKAQSAFFRASRLSFDKGIQEEAWLNYAKLSYELEFHQQALEATQGFLKTFPKSRKINEAKTLLGEVLLTTKNYQAAVDILEPIPDKNLEAKEAYQKVTYFRGLEFYNERAFPNALSMFLRSEKFPEDNEINALNTYWKAESMYELRKFGEAVTTFEKFLKMPDADKTGVYNFANYALAYAAFEDEKYSKAATYFEKFLGGSDKDQKTIDDATIRLADSYFVNKNYGDAMANYNKIISRKTTSEDYATFQKGMIQGLETQYDAKIATMQNLLNTFPNSNYADDAGFETAYTYFNKGDFDKSKSDLVALVAKYPRSSYVAKALVTIGLVQYNQDQDDAALESFKKVIRDYPTADEAKQAMESIKNIYVDRGDANGFIAYAATTPLGNYSGSEQDNIVFAAANNTYLKGDANGAFQAVNAYFDKFPKANHEKEAKFIRAESLVKLGRPDEAIPDYEFILNDWTSDYTERSLVSISTLFLNQKKYNEAIVYLKRLETTTDYKSHYSFAINNLLKAYTALNMPDDMLKYAQLTKESEKASEEEKNSSSLFSGKAYLLKGDTTTAIKEFKNVVAKTKTVAAAEAKYNLALLEYNKGDFKTSSKTCFDLVNNMAAYDYWVAKAFILLSDNYVALKDNLQAKSTLLSIIDNYEGKDDIIPTAKEKLEKLNQKK; encoded by the coding sequence ATGCAGAAAAAATACTTACTAATTCCGCTACTTTTAGCAGGAAGTTTTAGCACCTACGCTCAGGTCAGCGCTGTGCAAAACCTCAACAAAAACTATCAAACGGGCTTAGAATTATTAGACAAAGAGAAATACACTGCAGCTGCACAACAGTTTAAACTTGTTGAGCTGCAACGTTATAAACCTTCTACCCAAACGGAGAGCAATGCCGAATTATCTTTACTAAAAGAAAATGCAAAATTCTATGCAGCTGTTTGTGCATTAGAGTTAACCAATAGCGATGCTGAAAGTTTATTTCAAGCCTTTATCCGCGATTATCCGTTAAACCCAAACACTAAACTGGCTTATTTTTACGTTGGAAAAACTTATTTCAACCAGAAAAACTATAAAAAAGCTTTAGAATGGTTCGAAAAAACAGATCCTTCTACACTTTCGGGCAAACAGAGAAACGAATACCAGTTTAAACAAGGTTATGCCTATTTCGAACTAAAAGACTACGACAAAGCAGAACCTTTATTCGAAAAAGTTAAAAAAGAAGAAGGCGATTTTCAGGAAAGTGCCACCTACTACTTTGCTTATATAAATTACTTAAACAAAGAGTATAAAACGGCATTGGCCAACTTCGAAAAGTTAAAGGGCTCCCCTACTTATGAGGCGAGTTATCCATACTACATCACTTCGATGTATTACCTTGACGAGCGTTACGATGATGTAATCAGCTATGCTTTGGCAGCCATTCAAAAAACCAAACAACAGTTCGAACCAGAAATGTTGAGTTTGGTCGCAGCATCTTACTTTGCAAAATCTGAGTTCAAAAATGCTGAAAAGTATTTCGCAGAATATTATGCAAAAGATAAAAGCGAAACCAAGAACAACCTCTTCATTTACCAATACGGATACTCTTTGTTCCAGAATAAAAAGTACAAAGAGTCGGTTGCTGTTTTAGAAAAACTAAATACCGATGATGTTTACCTTCAAAATGGTATGCATACTTTAGGTAAAGCATTTATTCAATTGGGCAATAAACCAAAAGCGCAGAGTGCTTTTTTTAGGGCATCGCGTTTAAGTTTTGACAAGGGGATACAGGAAGAAGCATGGTTAAATTATGCCAAATTAAGTTACGAATTAGAATTCCATCAGCAGGCGCTAGAGGCCACTCAGGGTTTCTTAAAAACTTTTCCGAAATCGCGTAAAATAAACGAAGCCAAAACTTTATTGGGCGAAGTTTTATTAACCACCAAAAACTATCAGGCAGCTGTAGATATTTTAGAACCTATTCCAGATAAAAACCTTGAAGCTAAAGAAGCTTACCAAAAAGTAACCTATTTCCGCGGATTAGAATTTTATAACGAAAGAGCATTCCCAAATGCATTGTCGATGTTTTTACGTTCTGAAAAGTTCCCTGAAGACAACGAGATCAATGCGCTAAACACTTACTGGAAAGCTGAATCGATGTACGAGCTGCGTAAGTTCGGTGAAGCGGTTACCACTTTCGAAAAATTCTTAAAAATGCCAGATGCCGATAAAACCGGTGTTTACAATTTTGCGAACTACGCTTTGGCCTATGCAGCTTTCGAAGATGAAAAATACAGCAAAGCAGCTACTTATTTCGAAAAATTTCTTGGAGGTAGCGATAAAGACCAAAAAACGATTGATGATGCCACCATCCGTTTAGCCGATTCCTATTTCGTAAACAAAAACTATGGTGATGCCATGGCGAATTACAACAAGATCATCAGCCGCAAAACCACTTCAGAAGATTACGCCACTTTCCAGAAAGGAATGATCCAGGGATTGGAAACACAATATGATGCGAAAATTGCTACCATGCAGAACCTGTTGAATACTTTTCCAAATTCAAATTACGCTGATGATGCTGGCTTCGAAACCGCTTATACTTATTTCAACAAAGGCGATTTTGATAAATCTAAATCAGACCTTGTAGCCCTGGTAGCTAAATATCCACGTAGCAGTTATGTGGCAAAAGCTTTGGTAACCATCGGCTTGGTTCAATACAACCAGGATCAGGACGATGCCGCTTTAGAATCGTTTAAGAAAGTAATCAGAGATTACCCTACTGCAGATGAAGCCAAACAGGCAATGGAATCGATCAAGAACATTTATGTAGATCGTGGAGATGCAAATGGTTTTATCGCTTACGCAGCAACTACCCCACTTGGAAATTATTCAGGCTCGGAGCAAGATAATATTGTTTTTGCCGCAGCCAATAACACCTATTTAAAAGGCGATGCCAACGGTGCATTCCAGGCGGTAAATGCTTATTTTGATAAGTTCCCTAAAGCGAACCATGAAAAAGAAGCTAAATTTATCAGGGCAGAATCGCTGGTTAAATTAGGTCGTCCGGATGAAGCCATTCCTGATTACGAATTTATCTTAAACGACTGGACGAGCGATTACACTGAACGTTCTTTGGTAAGTATATCAACATTGTTCTTAAATCAGAAGAAATACAACGAGGCGATTGTTTACCTGAAAAGATTAGAAACTACCACCGATTACAAGTCGCACTATAGTTTTGCCATCAACAATTTGTTAAAGGCTTACACCGCTTTAAACATGCCTGATGATATGCTTAAATATGCACAGCTGACCAAAGAATCGGAAAAAGCTTCTGAGGAAGAAAAAAACAGTTCGAGCTTATTCTCTGGTAAGGCTTACTTGTTAAAAGGCGATACCACCACAGCAATTAAGGAGTTTAAAAATGTAGTGGCCAAAACAAAAACAGTTGCTGCTGCAGAAGCAAAATATAATTTAGCTTTATTGGAATACAACAAAGGTGATTTCAAAACTTCATCTAAAACCTGTTTCGACCTGGTTAACAACATGGCTGCTTACGATTACTGGGTAGCAAAGGCGTTTATCCTTTTATCTGATAATTATGTAGCCCTGAAAGATAATTTACAGGCAAAAAGCACTCTTCTCAGTATAATTGATAACTACGAAGGCAAGGATGACATCATCCCTACAGCCAAAGAAAAACTAGAAAAACTAAACCAGAAGAAGTAG
- a CDS encoding hypothetical protein (product_source=Hypo-rule applied; superfamily=111352; transmembrane_helix_parts=Inside_1_6,TMhelix_7_26,Outside_27_35,TMhelix_36_58,Inside_59_66), translated as MRKLFAVLSTILTIFAIKETVYVFTSNEADMVKQKAIMIVIALSITIPLIILTLWLWSPGNKRNQE; from the coding sequence ATGCGTAAACTATTTGCCGTCCTTTCTACTATCCTAACCATATTTGCCATCAAAGAAACGGTCTATGTATTTACTTCTAATGAAGCTGACATGGTTAAGCAAAAAGCCATTATGATTGTAATTGCTTTAAGCATTACCATACCGTTAATCATTTTAACACTTTGGCTTTGGTCGCCGGGAAATAAAAGAAACCAAGAATAG
- a CDS encoding hypothetical protein (product_source=Hypo-rule applied): protein MAITCTSWYLVTTYYDGYGNTTGSSSQFLYTSCSGDLGDYPEPDHGGPVDCAGVLAGGLICLIVVVLEVQQVLLHAP, encoded by the coding sequence ATGGCAATTACCTGTACTAGCTGGTATCTTGTTACTACCTATTACGATGGTTATGGCAATACTACTGGCTCCTCATCACAGTTTCTTTACACCAGTTGTAGTGGCGATTTGGGCGATTACCCTGAGCCAGATCACGGTGGGCCTGTAGATTGCGCAGGCGTATTGGCAGGGGGGCTTATCTGTCTGATTGTGGTTGTATTGGAGGTACAACAGGTATTGCTGCATGCCCCCTGA
- a CDS encoding hypothetical protein (product_source=Hypo-rule applied): protein MKYLLYIVLTMISISGYCQLNPEGSITPMHKFFQQYADSTIIREYRIVGGPPIYRVLTKTDNMINSFCYEAIDTTWRNISSIRKLSPVILWNMLSAKKTLFQDIPADINIFFNISIINSDTTKKMWTNITQTKPWQLVDDRIFGNGCKNLEDPVISEVRPAIIHLITRQEIKTLFFMTPIYFEKLCPGNKYRQAFIKIDETIDKYFPKFKGRYY from the coding sequence ATGAAATATTTATTGTATATAGTTCTAACCATGATCAGTATTAGTGGCTATTGCCAGCTAAATCCTGAAGGGAGCATAACTCCCATGCATAAATTTTTTCAGCAATATGCGGATAGTACCATTATTAGGGAATATAGAATAGTGGGCGGGCCGCCAATTTATAGGGTATTAACTAAGACTGATAACATGATTAATTCATTTTGTTATGAAGCTATTGATACTACGTGGAGAAATATCAGTTCAATTAGAAAGCTTTCTCCAGTTATATTGTGGAATATGTTATCTGCCAAAAAAACGCTGTTTCAGGATATACCAGCTGATATTAATATCTTTTTTAATATTTCAATTATAAATTCTGATACAACAAAAAAAATGTGGACCAATATTACACAAACAAAACCCTGGCAGTTAGTTGATGACAGGATTTTTGGAAATGGTTGTAAAAATTTAGAAGATCCCGTTATTTCAGAAGTTAGGCCTGCTATTATTCATCTTATTACCAGACAAGAAATAAAAACGCTGTTTTTTATGACCCCAATATATTTCGAAAAACTTTGTCCTGGAAATAAATACAGGCAAGCGTTTATTAAAATAGATGAAACAATTGATAAATACTTTCCAAAGTTTAAAGGAAGGTATTATTAA
- a CDS encoding pyrimidine operon attenuation protein/uracil phosphoribosyltransferase (product_source=KO:K02825; cath_funfam=3.40.50.2020; cog=COG2065; ko=KO:K02825; pfam=PF00156; superfamily=53271) yields MQKKTLLDGQKIQITIKRLCHQLIENHDDFANTVLIGIQPRGIFLADRIHQDLQQILKNKKILKGNLDITFFRDDFRRKDGLVTASSNSIDFIIEGKKVILIDDVLWTGRTIRAALDALLAYGRPEKVELLVLIDRRFSRHLPIEPDYIGHQVDSLNSQQVKVTWASEGGEDKVILISENNK; encoded by the coding sequence ATGCAAAAGAAAACACTTCTTGACGGACAAAAAATTCAAATTACAATTAAGAGGCTCTGCCATCAATTAATTGAAAACCACGACGATTTCGCAAATACCGTTTTAATTGGCATCCAGCCGAGGGGTATTTTTTTGGCAGATCGCATTCATCAGGATCTTCAGCAGATTCTAAAAAACAAGAAAATTTTAAAGGGCAACCTTGATATTACTTTCTTTAGAGATGATTTCCGCCGTAAAGACGGACTGGTTACTGCAAGCAGCAACTCGATCGATTTTATTATCGAAGGTAAAAAAGTAATCTTAATTGATGATGTACTTTGGACCGGTAGAACCATTAGGGCAGCGCTTGATGCCTTACTTGCCTATGGCCGCCCAGAGAAAGTTGAACTTTTGGTTTTGATAGACCGTAGGTTTAGCAGGCATTTACCTATCGAACCCGATTATATTGGGCATCAGGTAGATAGCCTGAACTCGCAACAGGTAAAAGTAACCTGGGCGAGCGAAGGAGGTGAAGATAAAGTGATTTTAATATCCGAAAATAATAAATAA
- a CDS encoding hypothetical protein (product_source=Hypo-rule applied; superfamily=56747; transmembrane_helix_parts=Outside_1_14,TMhelix_15_37,Inside_38_151): protein MKQLINTFQSLKEGIIKFFMKVLVTSFCIINMYLFCSGQTKGITPMHKFFQQYADSTIVIEYPTQSFEPPSYKIISKKTGILNCFSYNAIDSGLLKLYIRKPVQIPDTLRAFLQLKKTNFRNEPANINIFFNILAVNPDTAKKNVAKHFKI from the coding sequence ATGAAACAATTGATAAATACTTTCCAAAGTTTAAAGGAAGGTATTATTAAATTTTTTATGAAAGTATTAGTGACCTCTTTTTGCATTATTAATATGTATTTATTTTGTAGTGGGCAAACAAAAGGTATTACACCCATGCATAAATTTTTTCAGCAATATGCAGATAGCACAATAGTCATTGAATACCCAACCCAATCTTTCGAACCACCATCTTATAAAATTATTAGTAAAAAAACTGGTATTTTAAACTGTTTTTCATACAACGCGATAGATAGTGGATTGCTGAAACTTTACATTAGAAAACCAGTTCAAATACCTGATACATTAAGGGCTTTTCTACAATTGAAAAAGACTAATTTTCGAAATGAACCTGCCAACATCAATATATTCTTCAATATTTTAGCTGTAAATCCTGATACTGCAAAAAAAAATGTGGCTAAACATTTCAAAATTTAA
- a CDS encoding hypothetical protein (product_source=Hypo-rule applied; transmembrane_helix_parts=Inside_1_4,TMhelix_5_23,Outside_24_139), whose amino-acid sequence MRKSISNFFVSTLCIVVGISFIFNACKKDIIAEDPIVSTKDWYLKNNISNGVLLQSSKGTSQQVKEEVDWNTARTFQLDDGTDVIGVSVKIKLGKSELGGSYMLLIHKSKNSYQVQVAYNPEKGFFEGYMSDSTIQTNS is encoded by the coding sequence ATGAGAAAATCTATTTCCAATTTTTTTGTGTCCACTCTGTGTATTGTAGTAGGAATATCTTTTATTTTTAATGCTTGCAAAAAGGATATAATTGCAGAAGACCCTATTGTCAGTACAAAGGACTGGTACTTAAAGAATAATATAAGTAATGGTGTTTTGCTTCAATCAAGCAAAGGAACCAGTCAACAAGTTAAAGAAGAAGTAGACTGGAATACCGCAAGGACATTTCAACTTGATGATGGTACCGATGTAATAGGCGTTTCAGTAAAGATAAAGCTTGGTAAAAGTGAACTTGGTGGAAGCTATATGCTACTGATCCATAAAAGTAAAAATAGTTATCAGGTGCAAGTAGCTTATAACCCTGAAAAAGGCTTTTTTGAAGGTTATATGTCTGATAGCACTATACAAACAAACTCTTAA
- a CDS encoding hypothetical protein (product_source=Hypo-rule applied): MWLNISKFKPWQLLDDKSYPECSAVIMDGGHSIMHLITKKEIKTLIYYAPYYYEKQCPGNKNRQGIVGIERLFDKYIPLEISYE; the protein is encoded by the coding sequence ATGTGGCTAAACATTTCAAAATTTAAGCCATGGCAATTACTGGACGATAAAAGCTATCCGGAGTGTAGTGCTGTGATTATGGATGGGGGACATAGCATTATGCATCTAATTACAAAAAAAGAGATTAAAACATTAATTTATTATGCGCCTTATTATTATGAAAAGCAATGTCCGGGCAATAAGAACCGGCAGGGAATAGTTGGCATAGAACGATTGTTTGATAAATATATTCCTTTAGAAATTAGTTATGAATAA
- a CDS encoding hypothetical protein (product_source=Hypo-rule applied) → MNNTKFDSLINAFRGTKYNLTFRVKDVMTNDPLARGETINSPTNGADIYINLRRSFVNTAPPIQIAKTLLHEAFHANLMQRAYEVFGSYDINNNWTKKPENMELNELMDIFESKLSGTERADIHHQYIARHIGVLVSGLKEFARKYDSNYGNYDQYDYLGLAWEGLQETKYFIDNLKTTQIYYVPQTTVHQRADSLFSNKARNIVLDSNVNCGTP, encoded by the coding sequence ATGAACAATACCAAATTCGATTCATTAATAAATGCATTTAGAGGTACTAAGTATAATTTAACGTTTAGGGTAAAAGATGTTATGACCAACGATCCTTTAGCAAGAGGAGAAACTATCAATAGCCCTACTAATGGAGCTGATATCTACATCAATTTAAGACGATCTTTTGTAAATACTGCACCACCTATTCAGATTGCGAAAACTTTATTACACGAGGCTTTTCATGCTAATTTAATGCAAAGGGCTTATGAAGTTTTTGGTAGTTATGATATTAATAATAATTGGACAAAAAAACCTGAAAATATGGAGTTGAATGAATTGATGGATATTTTTGAAAGTAAATTGTCAGGCACAGAGCGTGCAGATATCCACCACCAATATATAGCCCGACATATTGGTGTCTTGGTTTCAGGTTTGAAGGAATTTGCAAGGAAGTATGATTCAAACTATGGCAATTACGACCAATATGATTATTTAGGGCTAGCTTGGGAAGGATTACAAGAAACAAAGTACTTTATAGACAATTTAAAAACTACTCAAATTTATTATGTGCCACAAACAACCGTTCATCAAAGAGCGGATTCACTTTTTAGTAATAAAGCACGTAATATAGTATTAGATTCTAATGTTAATTGTGGAACCCCTTAA